A window of Mesotoga sp. Brook.08.105.5.1 genomic DNA:
ACAGCCTCACCCGCTGCTACGTTACCAATAACAGGGAGCATGACAACATCTTCGCCAGGTTCAAGCGATGAGCCGTCAGGACTCTTCAAGACTCTTATTCCGCGAGAAACGCCGGTTCTTTCAATGTAACCCTTCTTCTCAAGTGACTCAAGATGCTTTGCCACTCCCCTTGGAGAAGATATTTCAAAGTCTCTGCAGATATCTCTTATGCTAGGCGGGTAACCATAGAGCTTAATGAAATTCTCAATGTACTCCAGAATCTTCTTTTGTTTCTCGGTCAGAGTCAATTCATTACACCCCCTATTCTTGGCTGGGTTATTAATCAACGACAACTGCCATCGTAGCGACGGTATCGTTTTCTTTTAGGTCCACTATCCTAACTCCCTTGGTTATTCTTCCGGTCGGTCTAACTTGTGAGATAGGAATTCTTATTGACATGCCCAACTTGGTCGCAAGAATAATCTCGTCTTCGTCGGTCACGACGAGAGTTCCGACAACAGGACCGATCTTCTCGAGTCCGTAGATGTTCTTTACACCCATGCCTCCCCGATTCTGGCATCTATACTCGGAAATGCAGGTTCTCTTTCCTCCTCCCTTTTCTGTAGTTGTCAGGAGGAATCTTTTGTCGTCAGCAGAAACGATGCTGGCTCCAACGACCTCGTCATTCTTCTTCAGTCTTATGCCCATAACTCCTGCTGCTCCTCTTCCCATTGCACGTACCTGTACAAGCGGAAATCTAGTTACCATACCGTTCCTTGTTGAAATAATAATGGTATCATCTTCCCTTGATGCAAGTGAAGCATCTATCACCCTATCGTTCTCGTTCAAACCGATTGCCCTAATTCCGGATACCCTCACATTCAGGAAGGCCTCGAATACCGTCTTCTTGATCTTGCCAGATCTAGTGGTAATAACCAGATGCTTTCCTTGAACCTCTTCCTTTCTCGTTGAAAGGACTGCCTGTACGTTCTCATCGGGATCGATCTTGATGTAGTTGGCGAGAAGCTTTCCCTTTGAGTCTCTAGAAGAGTGATCGATGATGTGGTTGCTAAGTACGTATGCTTTTCCCTTTGATGTGATGATAACTGTCTTGCTAAGCCTGGTTGTTGTAAGAATGTTGACAACGAAATCCTCTTCGCCCGTTCTTACTCCGATGACGCCTTTGCCGCCACGCCCTTGCTTTCTGTAACTTTCAAGAGGTGTAGATTTTATGTACCCCTTCTTTGTTACCATCAAGACGATCTCTTCATCCGGAATCATGTCTTCGATGTCAAAATCCCTTCCATTGCCCAAATCAATCCTTGTGCGTCTAGCATCTCCGTACTTGGTCTTTATTTCATCGAGCTCCTTAACAATGATCTCATAGACCTTTTCATCACTTCCTAGAATCAATCTGTACTCGTTGATCTTGGCTACCAAATCCCTGTACTCACTGAGAAGCTTCTCGATTTCCATTCCTGTAAGCTTGCCCATTCGCATGTCTAGAATCGCGGCGCTTTGCTCCTCAGTTACTTCAAGTGTTTCCATCAGATTCCTGGATGCCTCTTCCGTATTAGCCGAATTCCTTATTATGTCTACAACTGTATCAATAGATCTTGTCGCCTTCGTCAGCCCCTCGACAATGTGAGCTCTTCTGGATGCTTGCTCAAGATCGTATTCAGTCTTTGCTCTAATTACATTGAACCGGTGAAAAAGAAAGCCCTGAAGTATTTGCTTAAGATTCATTACTCTTGGGCGCTTCTTCTCGTCGATAACCAGCATGTTCACGCTAAAGGTTGTTTGAAGCTGTGTATGCTTGAAAAGAAGATTAAGGACTACGTTAGGATCGGCACCGCGTTTCAGTTCAATAACTACCCTGAGCCCTTTTTGATCGGACTCATCCCTTATGTTTCTTATCTGAAGGTCGCGGTGGTTCTGAGTTGCGCTAACTATCTGCTGAATTAGATCTGCCTTCGATATGTTGTAAGGTATCTCATGGACAACTATTTGAGGACTTCCACCTGACTCTTCAATCTCGGCAATAGCTCTAATGGTGATTCTTCCTTTCCCTTCCTCATATATTGAAGGGATGGATCCTGCATCCATTATCATTCCGCCAGTAGGAAAATCCGGTCCCTTCACGAATTTCAAGAGATCGGAAACCGTACAATCTGGATCCTTGATCAGCAGATTTAGGGAATCAACTATTTCGATTAGGTTGTGTGGTGGTATGCTCGTCATCATTCCCACGGCAATTCCAGAAGTGCCATTCAGGAGTAGGTTTGGGATTTTAGTAGGAAGCACATCAGGTTCTGAAAGAGACCCATCAAAATTCGGCATCATCGGTACGGTGCTCTTATCGATGTCCTGAAGCAATTCTTCTGCAAGAGTCTGCATTCGTGCTTCGGTATACCTCATGGCAGCGGGAGGATCTCTATCGACTGATCCGAAGTTGCCCTGCCCTTCGACAAGAGGATAACGCATAGAGAATGGTTGAGCCATTCTCACTAGAGCGTCGTAAATGGCAGCATCGCCGTGGGGATGGAACTTTCCCATGACTTCTCCGACTATACGGGCGCTTTTCTTGAAACTTTGATTATGACGAAGACCCAATTCCGACATCCCGAAAAGAATCCTTCTCTGAACAGGTTTCAGACCATCGCGCAGATCCGGGATCGCTCTCCCTACTATAACGCTCATAGAGTAGAGCATGTATGAATTAATCAGTTCATCATCAATATTCTTGTGGATAATTTCTTCAGGCAAAGACGTATTCCTCCTCTACTTGTCACGAAACTTTGGCGCCTGGAAGCAGATCCTTATGAACAGTTAGCAGTGAAAGCGCATTTCCTATCTTTGCGGCAAGAAGCATCCCGTTTGACTCAATCCCCATCAGTTTTGCAGGTTGAAGATTAGCGACCACCACCACCTTCAGACCGACCAATTCTTCCGGGCTGTAGAATTGAGCGATTCCAGCTACGACCTGCCGCTTGCCAAGTTCACCTAGATCGAGCTGCAACTTGACAAGTTTCTTGGATTTCGGAACGTTCTCCGCCTCAATTACAGCCGCCACCCTAAGTTCAACCCTGGTGAATTCGTCGATTGCTATCAGAACGTTATTTTCTGTTTCAGGCTTAGTATCCTGACCGTTCAAGTCTGTCACCTTCTTATGTTTTTCTATGTCAATTCTCGGAAAAATCGGTTCACCGTGACTGACTCTACTTCCAAAAAGCGGATCGGCCCAGTCAAGGTCTTGAAGAGTCATTCTCGACTCAATACCTAATCGCTTTCGAATCTCCTTTGCAGTATTGAACATAACCGGTTCAATCATTAACGACACATTTCCAAGAACACAGACAAGATTGTGCAGGACAGTGTCTAGTCTCGTTTTCTTTTCGTTGTCTTTCCCGAGCTTCCATGGCTCAGTCAGATCGATGTATTTGTTACCATATCTTATGAGTTCCCAGACGCTTTCAAGTGCCTGTGTGAACCTGAGTCTATCCATTGAGTCCACATATGTGGAAAAGGTGCTTTCCAAAAGCTCTTTAAGGGACTCATCAACCATCTCTTCTACGCCTCTTTCAGGAACAACTCCGTCATTGAACTTCTGAATCATCACGACTGTTCTATGCAGAAGATTACCCAGATCGTTTGCAAGATCTGCGTTGATTCTGCCAATAAGGTTGTCTTCGGAAAAGTCGCCATCGCGACCAAACTGGATATCCCTTAGGAGGTAGTATCTCAGAGCGTCGTTACCGTAAACCTTGACAAAGCTCATCGGACTTATCGCGTTTCCCAATGACTTGGAGATCTTCTGACCATTAATTGTTAGCCATCCGTGGGCATAAACCTGCTTAGGCAAAGAGATTCCAGCAGACATAAGCATAGCTGGCCAAATAATTGAGTGAAAACGATTTATCTCCTTTCCAATCAGATGCACATCGGCGGGCCAATACCGTTCAAAGGAGTCGTGATCATTCGGGAACCCGATTGCACTCAAGTAGTTTATCAGCGCGTCCACCCAAACATAAATCACGTGTTCTGGATCGTCAGGCATCGGTACCCCCCAATTGAAAGACGTTCTCGTTATACTTAAATCCTTCAGCCCGGATTCGAGAATTTTCAGCATTTCATTTCTTCTAAAATACGGTTGGACAAATTCAGGGTTCTCTTTGTAGAGTTTGAGAAGAGGATCATTGTACTTAGAAAGTCTAAAAAAGTAGTTCTCTTCACTCACCCATTTCACTTCGCGACCACATTCTGGGCAAGTCTTTCCTTCCTTCAGATCTTCCTCATTCCAGAAAGTTTCATCTGGTATGCAGTACCACCCTTCATATCTTCCCTTATATATATCACCGTTTTCCTTTAGTCGTGAAACGAATTCCTGCACGGCTCTCATGTGATTCTCATCAGTAGTTCTCACGAACCCATCGTTCGTCAATTCAAGATCTTTCCAGAGCTTTATAAATTTGGCGGCCATTATATTGCAGTATTCCTGAGCATTGATATTTCTCGTTAGCGCTTCATTCAAGACCTTTTGACCGTGCTCATCGGTGCCAGTGAGGAAGAATACTTCATAGCCGGAGAGTCTCCTATATCTGGCAATTACATCTGCAATTATTGTAGTATAGGCAGAGCCAATGTGAGGCTCACTATTTATGTAGTATATTGGCGTGGTAACATAGAACTTCTTCAAAGGACACCTCCAGAAGTATTATATCATTTACCTAGCTAAATGTATACCAGGGAAAATCACTCAAAGCGTTTCGAAGAGCGAGATTAAGCTTTGTATCTGATCAACGGTTTTCTCTGGAAGATTGGGCGTCTTCTCAATCAGATCCCTATTTAGATTGACCACTCTTTCGTAAATATTTTTCAGATTTTGCTCGAAGTTACTTAATTCTTCTCCAGAAAGATTTGATCTGCCCCACTGTACTGCGAATTGCAGTGTTTCGTCTGGAGTTGCCGGTCCCATGTTCTCACAGGCCCATACGTGTTTCCGGACAACCTCAAGTATCTTCAGTTTCTGTGCATCTATAGAATCAACAATCGAGGGTATTGAGTTCAAGTATTCAATGTAGATGTCCTCCCAGTCCGGGTATCTGTTCCATGTGCCGGGAAGAAGAGTGATCGCAAGATCAAACCAGTAAGTTGCTCGAATACCACTTTCGTATACCAGATCTATGATTATCTGCCTGAACTCTCCGCTTTCTCCGAAGGCAGAGACCACAGTGCTTTCTCTAGAATTGATGAAGTTGAAGTACTTCTTGAGTTCGCTATTCAAGCTTGTGTATAGGCGGCCAAGAATCCTTGGCGTCTGGCGCTCGCTGAACAGTATAACAGATGATTCATAGTAGTCGGCAGCATCGAGTATCATCTGAATCTGTGTAATGAAGTAAAGCTGTAAGCCCGACACAAGTTCAGGATTGTCGAAAACCGAAGCGTGCTTCTGGAAGAACTCAGCGAACGGAAGAGTTCTAATGCTTGTTCTATGAACCGGAATTATTTCGGGATCTCCCTTGAACTCAAGTATTATGTCAGAGGAATACTCATCCTTCCCTGTTAGAATCGATTTCATGAGCTCCGGGTTGTCTCTCACTGTCTCAAGTCGCTGTGCCTTTGTCCCCAGGCCTGCAATATACCATAAGGGTTTGCCAAATACGGGATACAGTCTATTTGAAAGTTTGAAATCGTCTAATGCCTTATCATAGAACTCCCCCGCCTTGGAAATATAGAAGTTGTACTGGTTTATTCGATTGTTTATCTCATCCAATAGTTTTCTGATCTCGCTCTGTCTCTCTTTTTCAGCTAGCTCAAGAAGATCGATTTGATTGGCGCCAGGATACTTCGATCGGATCTCGCTTCCCTTCACATTCATATAACTCGCGACATCTTGCAGGTGAGCGTAGTTGCCAGAGAAAGTGCTGATCTCATTCTTGATTTGCTGAAGAGCACTTAGATTGATGTTCTGTGCTTGATTATAGTAAGCAAGATAATACTGCTGGTTAGTTTGTCCAATCCTGAAGAAGCCCTCTCCAAGAAACGCCGACGTCTTCAGGAAGATCAGTACGGCGGCTATAGCGAACAAGGCCACCACAGCAGGAACTCTTGGAAGCTTTCTTTCCTTAAGATCTGGATTGAAGTACTTTCCAACGGCGATAGATCCCAAAAAGATGGCCAGCATAAGATTTGGCTGCATATGGAGAGGAAATTCAAAGAAACTGTGAACTGCCAGGGAAAATATTCCCGCTCCCAGGGAGCCATAAAGCAGCAGATCCCTCTTATTGTCTATTCTGAACAAGTTTTTTACGTACCTGAAGACCAGTAGGCCGACCATCAATACAATGAAGAGGAGGCCGATGATTCCCATCTCTCCCAGACCCTGGATGTAGTCGTTGTGAGTCCTCTTGAAATTATTCCATACAGGCATGAAGTCAGGACTATGGTTAAGTACCTGAGGACTGTATAAGAGATGATACAGCTGAAACGTTCCGATTCCACTCCCGAAAGGGATTCTCAGCTTATTGTTATCATCGAGCCACTGGAAAAGCGAGTTGTACCATGCTGAGAACCTCTCTTTCCACGATCCAGAGGAAGTTAATACATATTCAAGTCTGGCAGTGATATTGATTTTTCCGTCGCCGGTCAGGGGAGATGGTGTGAGATAAAGATATGACAATACGGCTATGATTACTAGAGCCAAGAGAAGAAAGATGAGTGAGAGTCTTTTCAACTTCTTCTCTTCAGAGGTTTCCAGAGCTTCTGGCTTCTTTCCTTTCCTCAAGAAGAAGTACAATAGCAAGAATAGTAGATTGCCTATGAATATCGCAGTTATTACCGTTCTTGTCTGTGATACAAATACAGAGGCTACCATCGGAATCAAGAATACCAGCATGATTATCTTAAGGATAAGTTGACTTCTTGCACTCTTGAACAGAATCCCGAGTGGTCTTCTGGAGATCAGGAAATAGAAGATCATAGGAATTGTCATGCCCATGTAATCAGAGACGAAATTCGGGTTTCCAATAGTCGATCTAGCGGAGGCTCTTGCAAAAGGTTCTCCGACCTTGCCTAGAAAAATGTCAAATCCCAGGTAGAAGTTAAGGAGTGCATCAGCTGCGACAACGGCTGCTCCAATCAAGAAGAACAGCATAATTACTTCAATCTTCTCGACGGAGTCCCATTTGCTGGAAATATAGATCGCGGTGAAGGAAAGGAACACAACATAAAGAGCAATCTCCAAAGAGTACCTGAAGTACTGAGGATTGTCCATCGAAACCACAATCAACGAGAGTAAGGCAGCGATTCCGATTCCGAAAAAGGCCAGATGTACGTACCCAAATCGCATCAAAACCTCTCTCTTCCTAATAAACACAGAAAGGAAGATTACTGTGAATCCGACAACGTAGAAGAGATGTTTTCCGGTTGAAGGCTCGTGTGTGAATCCCTTGGTGACAAACAAAGGAATAAACAGAGTCAGAATCAGATAAACAATGGTTTCGAAGTCTATTAGTTGTTTCTTCTCCGTCATTGAGACCACCTCGAAAAATGAGATTAGAATTCTACAAAGAGATACCTTCTCAATATGTTGTCTTCATAGCTTGCCAAAAAGCAACGTTATTGCCTGAAACTTCTACTTGCTGGTTCTCTTCCTTCTCTTTTTTCTTTTTCCTTCTTCGTTGTAATAGTAATAGTAGTGGTAGTAATAGCTTGAATTCTTCTCATCTACTCCATTGACTATTACTCCAAGAATCTTCACTCCCACGGTCTTGAGATTCTCCACAACTATTCTCAAGCCATCCTTTATTGCCCTTCCGGGCCTAACAACTAGCACGATTCCGTCTAACTTGTTTCCCACCAAAGAAACGTCTGAAGTGACAACCGCCGGTGGCATATCTATCAGAACTCTGTCATATCTCTGCTTCAGTTCAGAAAGGAGAGTGTCGATCCTTTTCGACGAAAGGACTATTGTGGGATTTGGGGGAATGATTCCCACTCCTATGAAATCCATGTTTTCAGCGTAGTTCTCGACAACGTCATCAATTGAGGCAGTTCCCATTATCACATCCACCGCGCCCTTGGTTCTCTTGCCAGCTTTGAGTATCTTTTCGACCCTGGGGCGACGCAGATCAAGGTCCAGGAGGACTACTCTTTGACCGCTGTTTGCCATTGAATAGGCGATATTTGCAATTACGAAACTCTTTCCCTCAGTAGGGAGAACCGATGTAACTGCCACCGTCTTTCCCTCGCCCATCGTGAAAGAGAGATTGCTTGCTGCAAGCTTTATCGATTCTGAAGAAGGTGCCGTTGGGTTTTTCTCTACATACATTTCTTCGCTTGTTCCTTCGATACTCGGAATTCTTCCGATTATCGGCTGCCTACTGAAACGTTCTATCTCTTCCTCTGTCTTGAGAGTTTTGTCGAGGTACTCGGCAAGAAAGACCATTAGCATTCCAAGAAAGATCCCCAAAACGCCTCCAATGGCCAGAGATAGTTTCTTGTTGGGTTTCACCGGCGACTGAGGCACGGTCGCGGGGTCGACAATTGCAGCGTTTCCAACTACGGCAGCTTCACTGATCTTTGCCTCCTCAAGTCTCTCCAGAAGCAAGGTGTAGAGGCTCTCTTTAACTGCTATCTGCCTCTCAAGATCGAGCAGCTGTTGCTCCTTTGCCGGCAGGTTTCTCAGTTCAGATTGATACTGGTCCCTCAAAAGACCCACTGCCTGAATCGAAGCTTGAAGGATTTGAAATCCTGCTTCTGAACTGATGACGCCAGTTATTATCTGCTGGTACGCAGGATTCAAGGTCATGCCCTGGCCTGAGACTATGAACTCGTTTTGAATCTGTTCTGCTATCAAACTCTCAGTCTTCGAAATCTCTGTGATTTTCGATCTCACTCTAGGGTCAGTTTTTGGATACTGCTCCTCCAGCGAAGCAAGCTCAACTTGAAGAGTTGCAAGGCTCTGTCTTAGACTGGTAAGCACGGGGTTTACGGAAAAACTCTCAGATGTCTGAACCCAAAGTGCCTTTATGCTCTTTGAATCAATGCTGTCAAAATCGTCGAGCATACTCTGGTAAGTTTCGATTTCAGCTTTCTTCTCTTCAGCGGAGATCATCAGTTCGTTGTGCTGCTTGTCATAGTTGCTGAGCATTTGGAATAGTTGATCGGCATGCTTGTCGAGTACGTAGATGCCTGTTTCTTCTTTGAACTGCTTTATCTTATCGGTAGCCTCGTTCAGATCGCTCTCCAGAAGTGGGATCTGTGCCTCAATGAATTCACGTTTTCTTGTCAGGTCTCTTTTTGACAATTCTGCCAGTTTGGTATTGTAAACCTCGGCTAGAGTATTGGCGATATCCCTCGCAAGAACGGGGTCCTTGTTCTGAACTGAGACTCTGACAATCCTGGTATCCTTAACAGGTGAGACAGTTATCATTGATGAAATACTTCGCGTGAGTGAAGCTACTAGATCACGGTCCGAATAACCTTCCGATAGTAGCCGAGCCTTCGTATCTTCTGAATATACTCTGTCGACCAACCCGAGCACTTCGATTATCTCTTCGATGTTCGTCCTGCTCTTAATAAGTTCAACCTCGGTTGAGATATTCGATCCCGAGCTCCCTGTAAGGGAACTACTAAAGAGATCCCCCACAGATGATTGAGAGGTTGGATCGACTTTGATGGTGACGCTGGCTTCATAAATTGGCGTAGCGAAAATGAGATAAACGCCTGTGACAACAACTACCGCAAGTACAATAGAAATGAAGAGAACCATTCGCTTCTTAAACATTCTAAAAATGTCTTCAAGAGTTAGTTCCCTATAATCGCTGCCCTCGAACTCGCTCACGAAAGCACCTCCATCTAGAGATAGTAATCGTTCAAAAAAAGCCTATATCGATCATCGTGAAAATCTATTAAGAGTCTGTTGTCGCCAGACTTGTGTTTATCGCTTCCAATGATCTCGGCTATTCCTTCGTTGATAAGAACCCGAGTTCTGGGATTCTTGTCGAGACTGTTCCAGTTTACCTGAAAGAGAACTCCCATGTCTCTAAGCCTAAGTATATCGTCTGTAAGCTCTTGCTTGCCAAAAAACAACCCGCTTTTTCTGAAAAGGTATTCATAACGCTCAACATGAGCAAGTATTATTCTTAATCCCTTGACCTGCAGTTTTTCGATCACTTCAAACAGATAGTGAGGTCTTCGCTGCGTTGGAAGCTCCAATAGAACAGTGTTTGACCCACCCATAGTAATCAGATCGGCATCCAGTATCTCTGGTCTAAAGAATATCTCAGAGCCAAGCAAGACTTCAACTGAGTGAGAGTTCAGTTCAAAATGGTATTCGTTCCATCTCTTCACTATCCGTTCAGGATCGGAAGGACTCATCGGGGAAAAAAGGTGAGGTGTCAAGTAAAGTCTCTGAAGCCCCTTGAGCTTCATTTCTTCAAGGAGTGCCAGAGACTCCTCAATGCTATCAACACCGTCATCCACTCCAGGGAGCAGATGGCAGTGAGAGTCGATATTCAATGCAGATCAACCTCACTTGAATATGCCGACGGCCGAATTCACTATGCTAAGCGATGAAGCAACAATCGACATGATGTCCTTGATGTTCACGATAGACGACTGGGGAACGAAAATGATGTTTCCCGGCGTCAAAGGAACGTTGCCTTTCGCAGGCTTTCCCTTCTGCTGATCAAGATCAAGTACTAGAGGCTGTTTGTCAGGGTCCTGGAACAGCAGCGCGTTACCTAACACTGCATAACTTGTGGGACCTCCCGCCTCGACGACCGCCTCGATTGCCGTTATGCCATCATAGAACCTTACAACTCCCGGTCTCTGCACTTCGCCAAAGACGTACACTCTGGCGGGTTCAGAATAAGGAACATATATCGTTGACCCCGGTGAGACAGTCCTTCTGGTTAATGTGAGGAAATCTTCCGGGGTAGTAATCACTTCTTCAGTCTTTCCGGAATAAGAGATGAAGATTCTGCCCCTGGTTTCGAAGCTGGCAAGACCCCCTGCAAGACTCAGTAGTTCTGCAAGCGAAAGCTCCCCATATTCTGAAACAGAGAATATGCCTGGTGACTTGACGTCTCCTACGATAGTAACGAATGAATCATAGTTTCTTAGCGCAACAATGGTATCATCATCCTTAACATAGCTTCTAGCCAGTTCCTCGGTCTTCAGTGCATCTACCAGCTTTATTGTGCCATCGATTCCTACAAGACTGAGCGTAGTCACTGATTTGTCGAGTCCTCCAGCAACTGCAATCGCTGTCGCCAATGAAGGTTTTTCTCCGCTGATCTCGTACTTTCCAGGTCTTACTACATCGCCGAGCACTGTGATTGATATCAAGGATTTGCTCGACACATAAATGTATGAGTTGTCTGATAGAGGATCCCCTCGCTTTTGCAGAACCGATGCGGTGAACTCGCTGACGGATTTTCCATCATGAATTACTATCTTTCCAACCTGATTCTCGTCAACTATTCCGCCCGCTTTGGCTATTGCATCAGAAAGAGAATGGCTTTCATCTACGCTAAATGTGTAGAGGCCTGGATTGTTTACTGCACCCAGAACAGTTATCCTAATCACCTTTCTTGGAACGATAACCGTGCTTCCCGCTTCAATTACCGTATCTCTACCTTCGTTTTTGACTTCAGCCAGACTAATCGGGAGAATCTCTCCGGAAGGCATGAGAATCCTAACTTGATCTGAAGCAGTAATCTTCTCTCCTCCTGCTCTCGCAAGTGCTCTGAGAACAGTGATCTCCTCTTCGAAGGAAAACTCAAACTTGCCAGGAGAATTCACCTCTCCGCTAACATAAACGTAGCGGTCATCTCCGGCAATGTACACAGTCTGACCTGCCGACAAATGAATGTCTTCACCTTCAATTAGGTCGAACCAGCGAATCTCTCTGTCTTGATCTGTGATCTTTATATTAGTAGCAGCCCTATTTGTTAGACCGCCGGCCTTGGAAATGGCTAGCATCAGGCTAGGGGTCTCATTCTTGTAAAACTCGACGATTCCCGGGTTTCTAACTTCTCCAATTACATTCACTCTAACAGCCTCATAAACTGGTACATATACGAAGGACCCATCTTCGAGCGTAAGATCGAGGGCCTTTCCTAGTAGTATTGGGTCAACATTTACTGTGGAAGTTCTACCAAAAGGATCTGTTATCTGTATCTTGTTGCTGAGTGCAAGTGGCGTCATCCCGCCAGCTCTTGCAATTAGAGTAGTCAATGTAACTTTTTCTCCTGGCTCGAACTGAACTGATCCTGGACTATTGACTGCACCAACCACAAATATCTGGCGGAGAACGTTGGGATACACGATTATCGATCCGGGTGAAAGTACCATGTCATTATCTTTGAGATCGGAGATCTGTCTTTCTCTTCTTGTTCCGTCGGGAAAAATCACAGTTACTCTACTGTTTGAGTCAAAATCAAGCAGGTTATGCTTTGCAAGGGCAGTTCTAAGGGTGATCTCCTCATTACTAGAAAAGTCAACTCTCCCGCCTCTTTCTCTCGAGATAACGTAAACGAACCGTTCTGAAGTCTCGGGCACGTATACTATTGAACCACTTGTTATCTGTGGATCAAGTGATATGCCCTTTATAACTGCCTGAAGGTCAAGTTTCTTGCGTTGGTCGGATTCAACTATTTCAACGTTTTTTGATAGAGGATCGATTAACCCTCCGGATATTGCTATTAGCTTTGTCAGGGTGGGATTCGGTTCTTCTCTGCTAATCAATTTGAGCCCA
This region includes:
- a CDS encoding CpsB/CapC family capsule biosynthesis tyrosine phosphatase — protein: MNIDSHCHLLPGVDDGVDSIEESLALLEEMKLKGLQRLYLTPHLFSPMSPSDPERIVKRWNEYHFELNSHSVEVLLGSEIFFRPEILDADLITMGGSNTVLLELPTQRRPHYLFEVIEKLQVKGLRIILAHVERYEYLFRKSGLFFGKQELTDDILRLRDMGVLFQVNWNSLDKNPRTRVLINEGIAEIIGSDKHKSGDNRLLIDFHDDRYRLFLNDYYL